In Nocardia sp. NBC_00403, one DNA window encodes the following:
- a CDS encoding ABC-three component system protein encodes MAKSELTEKVKRVYAEIGLVLPDSVTHHYSEVAAFHESVVRNRRMFLQQELESTRSRLEAIDRERHELDDRRAQVIRLLRETVALDTFLSAQRDLATLEADDADIERRLDAAQSISSINDTIKIKTAELVAAVRAETQERADQLDESISLFNELGAEIYSDREASLYIAPSSKGILKVEPRISGDANSGVRSVETFMLDLVCTLAAIKAGRGPRILVHDSHLFDAIDSRQVASCLNIGARLADEHGFQYIVALNSDFLDSVEAQSDGAFDAGPYILDQRLTDETDTGGLFGFRFD; translated from the coding sequence ATAGCAAAGAGCGAGCTGACCGAGAAGGTCAAACGGGTCTACGCCGAGATCGGTCTTGTGCTGCCGGACTCGGTAACGCATCACTATTCAGAGGTCGCCGCCTTCCACGAATCGGTGGTCCGGAACCGACGGATGTTTCTGCAACAGGAACTAGAGTCAACCCGATCTCGTCTGGAAGCCATCGATCGCGAGCGTCACGAATTGGACGACCGGCGCGCCCAGGTGATTCGTCTGCTTCGCGAAACCGTCGCGCTCGACACTTTCCTCAGCGCGCAACGCGACCTTGCCACGCTCGAAGCCGACGACGCCGATATCGAACGCCGTCTCGACGCGGCCCAATCGATCAGCTCGATCAACGACACCATCAAGATCAAGACAGCTGAGCTGGTGGCTGCGGTACGGGCCGAAACTCAGGAACGAGCAGATCAGCTAGATGAATCGATCTCGCTGTTCAACGAACTGGGCGCGGAGATCTACTCGGATCGCGAAGCTTCGCTGTATATCGCACCATCGTCGAAAGGGATTCTCAAGGTCGAGCCTCGAATCTCAGGTGACGCGAACTCCGGGGTGCGAAGCGTCGAGACATTCATGCTCGACCTCGTCTGCACGCTCGCCGCGATCAAGGCCGGACGAGGACCGCGAATCCTCGTCCACGACAGCCACTTATTCGATGCGATCGACTCACGTCAGGTGGCATCCTGTCTGAACATCGGAGCCCGGCTCGCCGACGAACACGGATTCCAATACATCGTGGCGCTCAACTCAGACTTCCTCGACAGCGTCGAAGCGCAGAGCGACGGAGCGTTCGACGCCGGGCCCTACATTCTCGACCAGCGACTGACCGACGAGACAGATACGGGCGGGTTGTTCGGCTTCCGTTTCGATTAG
- a CDS encoding DUF6980 family protein has protein sequence MDAWLADDSIPIGYDPKFREYYIAIPDQDSRIVMNCCPWCGARLPSSLRSEWFERIFALELDGPEDPRVPEEMRSDTWWAEDGPEA, from the coding sequence ATGGATGCCTGGCTCGCCGATGATTCGATTCCTATCGGATATGATCCAAAATTTCGGGAATACTACATTGCCATTCCTGATCAGGACAGCCGTATTGTGATGAACTGCTGTCCATGGTGTGGCGCACGGTTACCCTCCAGCCTGCGCAGTGAGTGGTTCGAGCGTATCTTCGCTCTAGAACTTGATGGTCCGGAAGATCCACGGGTCCCAGAAGAGATGCGATCTGATACATGGTGGGCCGAGGATGGGCCCGAGGCCTGA
- a CDS encoding colicin E3/pyocin S6 family cytotoxin, whose product MIVDWQTYYDAAKKCHDLADDLRKADKPVHDAVKGDCVGMAGDAPGCQQWGETYDKAAQQTMQACSNLANALTNYGAVLYANGYNYAVSNNCNPLPDRPVISQVGEYKVSIPSSVGNNGIGFTDHGGLKEFLDKLIAKVLAAFGKLPNGDHTKLDKAHTTWNTFATHDTITGAAARISAISALFDGMDDPTNRQLLQDHLTTLKTGADTVATASQKMAAPVKDYHDATVALGNDNASAINALELSISLIAITAGVAFLFSLGSSAVVAAGAIDADIALTINAIQTSYRASQMVRVIGLTSLAVGAVGTIDAFHALPAVDLDKAITNLAAIIGMTVFAADDTPDDTNERKENPQGPGESPVWKDLKPYRGRTRTNGKNGKAREYYEWDYTHNDIEAYDSKGNHLGSIDPITGKIYKPAVPGRTIQVG is encoded by the coding sequence ATGATCGTCGACTGGCAGACCTACTACGACGCAGCCAAGAAATGCCACGATCTCGCCGATGACCTCCGCAAAGCCGACAAACCCGTCCACGATGCGGTCAAAGGCGACTGCGTCGGGATGGCCGGTGACGCCCCCGGCTGCCAACAATGGGGTGAGACCTACGACAAAGCCGCCCAGCAGACCATGCAGGCCTGCTCCAACCTGGCCAACGCCCTCACCAACTACGGCGCCGTCCTGTATGCCAACGGCTACAACTACGCCGTCAGCAACAACTGCAACCCGCTACCAGACCGCCCTGTTATCAGCCAAGTCGGCGAGTACAAGGTCAGCATCCCATCGTCGGTGGGCAACAACGGAATCGGCTTCACCGACCACGGCGGCCTGAAGGAGTTCTTGGACAAACTCATCGCCAAAGTCCTCGCCGCCTTCGGCAAACTCCCCAACGGTGACCACACCAAACTCGACAAAGCACACACCACCTGGAACACCTTCGCCACCCACGACACCATCACCGGCGCCGCCGCCCGGATCTCCGCCATCTCGGCCCTGTTCGACGGCATGGACGACCCCACCAACCGGCAACTACTCCAAGACCACCTCACCACCCTGAAAACCGGCGCCGACACCGTCGCTACCGCCTCCCAGAAGATGGCGGCACCGGTCAAGGACTATCACGACGCGACCGTCGCCCTCGGCAATGACAACGCCAGCGCGATCAACGCCCTGGAACTGTCCATCAGCCTGATCGCCATCACCGCCGGTGTCGCGTTCCTGTTCAGCCTCGGCTCCTCCGCCGTCGTCGCAGCCGGAGCTATCGACGCCGACATCGCCCTCACCATCAACGCGATCCAAACCTCCTACCGTGCCAGCCAAATGGTCCGCGTCATCGGCCTCACCAGCCTCGCCGTCGGCGCCGTCGGCACCATCGACGCCTTCCATGCTCTGCCCGCCGTCGACCTCGACAAAGCCATCACCAACCTCGCCGCCATAATTGGTATGACGGTATTTGCCGCTGACGACACACCGGATGATACGAACGAGCGTAAGGAGAACCCGCAAGGTCCGGGTGAATCTCCGGTCTGGAAAGATCTCAAGCCTTACCGGGGAAGAACCAGAACCAACGGCAAAAATGGCAAGGCGCGCGAGTACTACGAATGGGATTACACCCACAACGATATAGAAGCGTACGACAGCAAGGGGAATCATTTGGGTTCTATTGACCCGATCACCGGTAAGATATACAAGCCTGCAGTTCCCGGACGAACGATACAAGTGGGGTAA
- a CDS encoding WXG100 family type VII secretion target has product MSSQFSVDLDQLDRIVSRLNGLAGFLHDHLDELDHKVAALHSGSWESAAASAYADAHSQWLAAAREFVEGVAAVSDAAQKAHGRYARAIDVNRRMLQSGQA; this is encoded by the coding sequence ATGAGCTCTCAATTCAGTGTCGACCTCGACCAACTCGACCGGATCGTGTCGCGCCTCAACGGCCTGGCCGGGTTCTTACACGATCACCTCGACGAGCTCGACCACAAGGTCGCTGCCCTGCACAGCGGCAGCTGGGAATCCGCCGCGGCCAGCGCTTATGCCGACGCGCACAGCCAATGGCTCGCAGCCGCACGGGAATTTGTCGAAGGCGTCGCCGCCGTGAGTGACGCCGCGCAGAAAGCGCACGGCCGCTACGCCCGCGCCATCGACGTCAACCGACGCATGCTGCAGTCGGGGCAGGCATGA
- a CDS encoding WXG100 family type VII secretion target, with translation MPDDVKTIGQYVYNIADTMKQALDSAAREVETLLGSDWTGDAAGEFSTGWTETRDGGTQLMQALTSLAEKLGVTAANYKSTDTGNASGISSLDLP, from the coding sequence GTGCCTGATGATGTGAAGACGATCGGACAGTACGTCTACAACATCGCCGACACCATGAAACAGGCCCTCGATTCCGCTGCCCGCGAGGTCGAGACCCTACTCGGTTCCGACTGGACCGGCGACGCGGCCGGCGAGTTCTCCACTGGATGGACCGAAACCCGAGACGGTGGAACACAACTCATGCAAGCGTTGACTTCGCTTGCTGAGAAGCTCGGCGTCACCGCGGCCAACTACAAGAGCACCGACACCGGCAATGCGTCCGGTATCTCCAGCCTGGATCTGCCATGA
- a CDS encoding ISL3 family transposase, with translation MSVVNVPVGVAFSGLGPLVVEDVRDDGRRILVSARTPAGPAVCPSCGTWSGRVHSYHQRTLADMPMDGRSVVVRVRIRRLFCSTLQCFTTFREQVPGVVERYQRRTVRLTAQVRAVVRELAGRAAVRLLGALAVRLSRHTAIRILLRIPAPRPPIPQVVSVDDFALLRRHRYGTVLINAVTHERIDVLPDRRSDTLEAWLRAHPGVEVVVRDRSASYAEAVRRALPGATQVADRWHLWHGLVRSVEKVVTAHSRCWAAAGPKRRTLTRETTTLQRWRAVHNLLDQGVGLMDCARRLGVGLNTVKRYARTAEPEKLRRPPQYRACLVDPYRDHLRERRATEPGVPVVALFHEIKALGYTGSLNLLHKYLNQGRERSDRIAPSPRRLTSWITTKPADLTEQRRVHLDELLAACPELTRLARLVHEFARIMGERRGNDLDGWMKQVRDAGLPELDPFLRGLTQDHDAAVAGFTLPYNNGPVEGVNTKTKLIKRQMYGRASFRLLRHRILLA, from the coding sequence GTGAGTGTGGTGAATGTGCCTGTCGGGGTGGCTTTTTCAGGACTGGGTCCGCTGGTTGTCGAGGATGTGCGTGATGATGGTCGAAGAATCCTGGTGTCGGCGCGGACACCGGCGGGCCCGGCGGTGTGTCCTTCCTGCGGAACCTGGTCTGGCCGGGTACATAGCTATCATCAACGAACCCTCGCCGACATGCCGATGGACGGTCGCAGCGTTGTCGTTCGGGTCCGTATCCGACGGCTGTTCTGCTCAACTCTTCAGTGCTTCACCACTTTTCGTGAACAAGTCCCCGGTGTGGTGGAACGCTATCAACGGCGCACCGTCCGTCTCACCGCGCAGGTGCGGGCGGTGGTCCGGGAACTGGCCGGGCGCGCCGCGGTCAGGCTGCTGGGGGCGCTGGCGGTGCGGTTGTCACGTCACACCGCGATCCGGATCCTCCTGCGTATTCCCGCACCGCGGCCACCGATCCCGCAGGTGGTGAGTGTGGACGATTTCGCTCTGCTACGTCGCCACCGTTACGGCACCGTCCTGATCAACGCCGTCACACACGAGCGGATCGATGTGCTGCCCGACCGCAGGTCCGACACGCTCGAGGCGTGGCTGCGCGCCCATCCGGGTGTCGAGGTCGTCGTTCGTGACAGATCGGCTTCTTACGCCGAGGCCGTGCGCCGCGCTCTGCCGGGCGCGACCCAGGTCGCTGATCGCTGGCATCTGTGGCACGGATTGGTGCGGTCGGTGGAGAAGGTAGTCACTGCCCACAGTCGCTGCTGGGCAGCGGCCGGACCGAAACGGCGCACGCTGACACGCGAGACGACCACCTTGCAACGGTGGCGCGCCGTGCACAATCTGCTCGATCAAGGAGTCGGACTGATGGACTGCGCCCGCCGACTGGGCGTGGGCCTCAACACCGTCAAACGCTACGCCCGAACAGCCGAACCCGAAAAACTGCGCCGCCCACCGCAATACCGTGCATGCCTGGTCGATCCCTACCGCGATCACCTGCGAGAACGCCGCGCCACCGAACCCGGCGTGCCGGTAGTCGCTTTGTTCCACGAGATCAAAGCCCTCGGCTACACCGGCAGCCTCAACCTTCTGCACAAATACCTCAACCAGGGCCGCGAACGGAGTGACCGGATCGCGCCGTCGCCGCGGCGGCTGACCTCCTGGATCACCACCAAGCCCGCCGACCTGACCGAACAGCGGCGTGTCCACCTCGACGAGCTCCTCGCCGCATGCCCGGAGCTGACCAGACTGGCCCGGTTGGTGCACGAGTTCGCCCGAATCATGGGCGAACGCCGCGGAAACGATCTCGATGGTTGGATGAAACAGGTCCGCGACGCCGGGCTACCCGAACTCGATCCGTTCCTGCGCGGCCTCACCCAGGACCACGACGCCGCCGTTGCTGGATTCACCCTGCCTTACAACAACGGCCCGGTCGAGGGCGTCAACACGAAAACCAAACTGATCAAACGACAAATGTATGGCCGCGCCAGCTTCCGACTCCTACGCCACCGCATCCTCCTGGCCTAG
- a CDS encoding TetR/AcrR family transcriptional regulator, with protein sequence MTTGTRLTAAQRSEEVLNAAITAFAEGGYAGTKTDEIARLAGVSQPYVIRLFGTKQHLFLAALHRVCDRIEKAFRAADAERSDRDAPPTEALRQLGRGYQVFLAERELLQVFMHGIASSADPVIGDEVRARFGQIFALVRELTGAPLTDARRFIATGMLLTVMSAMQVAGPDAIPAGWAEDILENLSTEGD encoded by the coding sequence ATGACGACCGGCACCAGGCTGACCGCCGCGCAACGGAGCGAAGAAGTACTGAATGCCGCCATCACCGCATTTGCCGAGGGCGGCTACGCGGGGACCAAAACCGACGAAATCGCCCGGCTCGCCGGCGTCTCTCAGCCCTACGTGATCCGGCTGTTCGGCACCAAACAGCACCTGTTCCTGGCTGCACTGCACCGGGTCTGCGATCGCATCGAAAAAGCCTTTCGCGCGGCCGACGCCGAACGCTCCGATCGCGATGCACCCCCCACGGAGGCCTTACGCCAGCTCGGCCGCGGCTACCAGGTCTTCCTGGCCGAGCGAGAACTTCTGCAGGTGTTCATGCACGGCATCGCATCGAGCGCCGATCCGGTGATCGGCGACGAGGTACGCGCGCGGTTCGGCCAGATTTTCGCGCTGGTGCGCGAACTCACCGGCGCGCCACTGACCGACGCCCGCCGCTTCATCGCTACCGGGATGCTGCTCACCGTAATGAGCGCCATGCAAGTCGCGGGACCCGATGCCATCCCGGCAGGCTGGGCCGAGGACATCCTCGAAAACCTGTCCACCGAAGGGGACTAG
- a CDS encoding MFS transporter — protein sequence MNEILEVADPSAPVAAPRSPGRARPLAAVLAAVGIPMFMVTLDNLVVTNALPVIRTELGASLGDLQWFVNAYTLAFASLLLTATAIGDRLGRRRVFLSGIALFTVASAACALAADPWMLIAARAIQGFGAAAVMPLSLTLLSSAVPEKMRSAAIGIWGGISGLGVALGPLIGGAVVEGLSWQWIFWINVPIGVLVLPFAARVLEESYGGKRRLDPLGLVLSASGVLAVVWGVVHGADDGWTSTGVLSALLGGAVLLGCLIAWELKTPDPMLPLRLFRSRAFRVSNATVFTFSVGVFGSIFLLAQYFQVVQGYGPLQSGIRTMPWTLAPMVVAPLAGLIVDRVGARTLLATGQAALAVALAWMAAIATVDASYGSFIGPFLLGGIGMGLTFAPGATVVMASAAPEDRAMASGTNNTIREVGVAMGVAVLASVFASHGSYLSPQSFVDGMVPAVWVGAGIVAVGAVVAWLLPGKVTQVR from the coding sequence ATGAACGAGATTCTTGAAGTCGCCGATCCGTCGGCACCCGTCGCGGCGCCGAGGAGTCCAGGCCGCGCCCGACCCCTCGCCGCCGTATTGGCCGCCGTCGGCATCCCGATGTTCATGGTCACGCTGGACAACCTCGTGGTGACCAATGCACTGCCGGTAATCCGCACCGAGCTCGGCGCCTCGCTCGGCGACTTGCAATGGTTCGTCAACGCCTACACCCTCGCCTTCGCCTCGCTGCTGCTCACGGCGACAGCGATCGGTGACCGACTCGGCCGCCGCCGCGTATTCCTGTCCGGAATCGCGCTCTTCACTGTCGCCTCCGCGGCCTGCGCACTGGCCGCCGATCCGTGGATGTTGATCGCCGCCAGGGCAATTCAAGGGTTCGGCGCTGCCGCGGTGATGCCGTTGTCGTTGACGCTGCTGTCCTCGGCGGTACCCGAGAAGATGCGCAGCGCCGCGATCGGCATCTGGGGCGGCATTTCTGGCCTCGGCGTCGCGCTCGGTCCGCTCATCGGCGGTGCTGTGGTGGAGGGTCTGAGCTGGCAGTGGATTTTCTGGATCAACGTGCCCATCGGTGTGTTGGTGCTGCCCTTCGCGGCCAGGGTGCTGGAGGAGTCCTACGGCGGCAAGCGGCGGCTGGATCCGCTCGGGCTCGTGCTCTCGGCGAGTGGCGTGCTCGCGGTGGTGTGGGGTGTGGTGCACGGCGCCGACGACGGCTGGACCTCGACCGGTGTGCTGTCCGCGCTGCTCGGTGGCGCGGTGCTGCTCGGCTGTCTGATTGCCTGGGAGTTGAAGACTCCGGACCCGATGCTGCCGTTGCGGTTGTTCCGGTCCCGCGCCTTCCGGGTGAGCAATGCGACGGTGTTCACCTTCTCGGTCGGCGTCTTCGGTTCGATCTTCCTGCTGGCGCAATATTTCCAGGTCGTGCAGGGCTATGGTCCGTTGCAATCGGGCATTCGCACCATGCCGTGGACGCTGGCACCGATGGTGGTCGCACCGCTCGCGGGCCTGATCGTCGATCGGGTCGGCGCCCGCACACTGCTCGCCACGGGACAGGCCGCGCTGGCTGTCGCGCTGGCCTGGATGGCGGCGATCGCCACGGTCGACGCGAGCTACGGATCGTTTATCGGGCCGTTCCTGCTCGGTGGCATCGGTATGGGCCTGACCTTCGCGCCCGGCGCAACGGTCGTGATGGCCAGCGCCGCACCCGAGGATCGGGCGATGGCTTCCGGCACCAACAACACCATTCGCGAGGTGGGTGTCGCGATGGGTGTCGCAGTGCTGGCGTCGGTATTCGCCTCACATGGCTCGTACCTGAGCCCGCAGAGTTTTGTCGACGGCATGGTGCCCGCGGTGTGGGTCGGGGCAGGCATTGTCGCGGTCGGCGCGGTGGTTGCGTGGCTGCTGCCCGGGAAGGTCACTCAGGTTCGCTGA
- the pheS gene encoding phenylalanine--tRNA ligase subunit alpha, producing the protein MADDNDAAVEQSAALTEEALAAAAAAAEKAFAAAADLDALAVAKTEHLGGKAPLALAQRALGGLPKAEKADAGKRVNIARARVSEAFEARRAVLLAERDAAVLVAEAIDVTLPAGRQQVGARHPITVISEQIADVFVAMGWEVAEGPEVETEHFNFDALNFLPDHPARTMQDTFHIAPEGSRQVLRTHTSPVQVRSMLEREVPIYVVCPGRTFRTDELDATHTPVFSQVEGLAVDKGLTMAHLRGTLDAFARALFGPETRTRMRPNYFPFTEPSAEVDVWFPDKKGGAGWVEWGGCGMVNPKVLIASGIDPEVYSGFAFGMGLERTLQFRNGIPDMRDIVEGDVRFTLPFGIRS; encoded by the coding sequence GTGGCCGACGACAACGACGCAGCAGTCGAGCAGAGCGCGGCGCTCACCGAGGAGGCACTGGCCGCCGCCGCGGCGGCGGCCGAGAAGGCGTTTGCCGCTGCCGCCGACCTCGATGCGCTCGCCGTCGCGAAAACCGAGCATCTCGGCGGCAAAGCGCCGCTCGCCCTCGCGCAGCGTGCGCTGGGTGGCCTGCCGAAGGCCGAGAAGGCCGACGCGGGCAAACGGGTCAATATCGCGCGGGCGCGGGTCTCCGAGGCGTTCGAAGCGCGACGTGCGGTGCTGCTGGCCGAGCGTGATGCCGCGGTGCTCGTCGCGGAGGCGATCGACGTCACATTGCCCGCGGGCAGGCAGCAGGTCGGCGCGCGCCACCCGATCACCGTCATCTCCGAGCAGATCGCCGATGTGTTCGTCGCGATGGGCTGGGAGGTTGCCGAAGGCCCGGAGGTCGAGACCGAGCACTTCAACTTCGACGCGCTGAACTTCCTCCCGGACCACCCCGCGCGCACGATGCAGGACACCTTCCACATCGCGCCGGAGGGTTCGCGGCAGGTGCTGCGCACGCACACCTCGCCGGTGCAGGTGCGTTCGATGCTGGAGCGCGAGGTGCCGATCTATGTCGTGTGCCCGGGCCGCACGTTCCGCACCGATGAACTCGATGCCACCCACACTCCGGTGTTCTCCCAGGTGGAGGGGCTGGCCGTGGACAAGGGCCTGACCATGGCGCACCTGCGTGGCACCCTGGACGCGTTCGCGCGGGCCCTGTTCGGGCCCGAGACCCGAACCCGTATGCGCCCCAACTACTTCCCGTTCACCGAGCCGTCGGCCGAGGTCGACGTGTGGTTCCCGGACAAGAAGGGCGGCGCGGGCTGGGTCGAATGGGGCGGCTGCGGCATGGTGAACCCGAAGGTACTGATCGCCAGCGGGATCGACCCCGAGGTGTACAGCGGGTTCGCGTTCGGTATGGGTCTGGAGCGGACGCTGCAGTTCCGCAACGGCATTCCGGACATGCGGGACATCGTCGAGGGTGACGTGCGTTTCACACTGCCCTTCGGTATCCGGTCCTGA
- the pheT gene encoding phenylalanine--tRNA ligase subunit beta, which yields MRVAQSWLTEIIRRTTPEWSVTPEELDAGFVRVGLEVEEVDKLERVTGDIEKPLVVGRVAEITELTEFKKPIRFCKVDVGNPDLQEIVCGATNFAVGDLVVVVLPGAVLPGGFAIASRKTYGHISNGMICSVAELGIGKDHSGILVLEPGTAEPGTDANELLGLDDTIIELNITPDRGYCFSVRGLARELTCGYDLEYADPAVRTLPDDEQDAWPVRLEPDSKCTRFAVRRVTGIDPNAVSPWWLQRRLLLAGVRPISPAVDVTNYVMLELGQPLHAFDAAKLTGGLVVRTANTGETLRTLDETERVLDAEDVVIADDSGVISLAGVMGGATTEVGAASTDIVLEAATWNPLLVYRTSRRHKLSSEAGKRYERVVDPEINVIALDRAATLLAEIAGGTVESVLTDVRVPVPAADPIRMDIDLADRVAGVTYPTGTSARRLAQIGAKVDVGVSEAGHGQLVVTPPSWRPDLAQPADLVEEVLRLEGLEQIPSVIPTAPAGRGLTPTQRRRRAVSRALAFAGCVEVPPPVFLPPGVFDTWGLDADDPRRATTRVLNPLDAERPELATTLLPGLLEVAARNISRGARDLAVYGIAQVVLTGPNVAPIAALPVDRRPTDEQIAELIGSLPAQPVHVAAVLTGRRDPRGPWGPGRAVEAADAFALADAVADAAGVTIERKAAAHLPWHPGRCAELLVDGELVGHAGELHPAVLERAGLPPRTCAVELDLDALPLRESRPVPVVSPFPAVLQDVSVSVEKAVAAASVESALRSGGGELLEDIALFDVYEGAQAGEGRKSLTYALRFRATDRTLTEDEASAARDAAVAAAADAVGAVLRA from the coding sequence GTGCGAGTAGCGCAGTCCTGGCTGACGGAAATCATCCGGCGGACCACCCCCGAGTGGTCGGTGACGCCGGAGGAGCTCGACGCAGGGTTCGTCCGTGTCGGGCTGGAGGTCGAAGAGGTCGACAAGCTCGAGCGGGTGACCGGTGATATCGAGAAGCCGCTCGTAGTCGGCCGGGTCGCCGAGATCACCGAGCTGACCGAGTTCAAGAAGCCGATCCGGTTCTGCAAAGTGGATGTCGGCAATCCTGATCTGCAGGAGATCGTCTGCGGCGCAACCAATTTCGCTGTCGGTGATCTGGTCGTCGTGGTGCTGCCCGGCGCGGTGCTGCCCGGCGGTTTCGCCATTGCCTCGCGCAAGACCTACGGGCATATCTCCAACGGCATGATCTGCTCGGTGGCCGAACTCGGTATCGGCAAGGACCATTCGGGCATCCTGGTGCTCGAGCCGGGCACCGCCGAGCCCGGGACCGACGCCAACGAGCTGCTCGGCCTCGACGACACCATCATCGAGCTGAACATCACTCCGGATCGCGGCTACTGCTTCTCGGTACGCGGTCTCGCTCGCGAACTGACGTGTGGTTACGACCTCGAATACGCCGACCCCGCCGTGCGGACCTTGCCCGACGACGAGCAGGACGCCTGGCCGGTTCGGCTCGAACCGGACTCGAAGTGCACGCGTTTCGCGGTCCGCCGGGTCACCGGCATCGACCCGAACGCGGTGAGCCCCTGGTGGTTGCAGCGCAGGCTGCTGCTGGCCGGCGTGCGCCCGATCTCGCCCGCTGTCGACGTCACCAACTACGTCATGCTCGAACTCGGCCAGCCGCTGCATGCCTTCGACGCGGCCAAGCTCACCGGCGGCCTGGTGGTGCGCACCGCCAACACCGGCGAGACACTGCGCACCCTCGACGAGACCGAGCGCGTGCTCGATGCCGAGGATGTGGTGATCGCCGACGATTCGGGCGTCATCTCCTTGGCGGGCGTCATGGGCGGTGCGACAACGGAAGTCGGCGCCGCGTCGACCGATATCGTGCTCGAGGCCGCCACCTGGAATCCGTTGCTCGTCTACCGCACCTCGCGGCGCCACAAGCTCTCCTCGGAGGCGGGTAAGCGCTACGAGCGGGTCGTCGATCCCGAGATCAATGTCATCGCGTTGGATCGCGCCGCCACGCTGCTTGCCGAAATCGCCGGTGGCACTGTCGAATCGGTGCTCACCGATGTTCGAGTGCCGGTGCCGGCCGCCGACCCGATCCGGATGGATATCGATCTGGCCGATCGCGTCGCGGGCGTCACCTACCCGACCGGTACCTCGGCGCGGCGCCTGGCCCAGATCGGCGCGAAGGTGGATGTCGGCGTCAGCGAGGCCGGGCACGGCCAGTTGGTCGTCACCCCGCCGAGCTGGCGGCCCGACCTGGCCCAGCCCGCCGACCTGGTGGAGGAGGTGCTGCGACTGGAGGGGCTCGAGCAGATCCCCTCGGTGATCCCGACCGCACCCGCCGGACGCGGACTCACCCCGACCCAGCGTCGCCGTCGCGCGGTGAGCAGGGCGCTTGCCTTCGCCGGTTGTGTGGAGGTGCCGCCGCCGGTGTTCCTGCCGCCGGGTGTGTTCGACACCTGGGGCCTGGACGCCGACGACCCGCGCCGCGCCACCACCCGGGTGCTGAACCCGCTCGATGCGGAGCGTCCCGAACTGGCGACCACATTGCTGCCCGGCCTGCTGGAAGTTGCCGCCCGCAACATCTCGCGTGGTGCGCGTGACCTTGCGGTCTACGGCATCGCCCAGGTGGTGCTGACCGGCCCGAACGTCGCGCCGATCGCAGCGCTGCCGGTGGACCGCCGCCCGACCGACGAGCAGATCGCGGAACTGATCGGCTCGCTGCCCGCGCAGCCGGTGCATGTGGCCGCCGTGCTCACCGGCCGCCGCGACCCGCGCGGTCCGTGGGGCCCCGGTCGTGCGGTGGAGGCCGCCGACGCCTTCGCCCTCGCCGACGCCGTCGCCGACGCGGCGGGCGTGACCATCGAACGCAAGGCCGCTGCGCACCTGCCGTGGCATCCCGGGCGTTGCGCCGAACTGCTCGTCGACGGCGAGCTCGTCGGCCACGCGGGTGAACTGCACCCCGCCGTGCTGGAACGCGCAGGCCTGCCGCCGCGCACCTGCGCCGTCGAACTCGACCTCGACGCATTGCCGCTGCGCGAATCCCGCCCGGTACCGGTGGTTTCCCCGTTCCCTGCCGTCTTGCAGGACGTATCGGTGAGTGTCGAGAAGGCGGTGGCCGCCGCATCGGTGGAATCGGCACTGCGTTCCGGCGGTGGCGAATTGCTCGAAGACATCGCCCTTTTCGATGTCTACGAGGGTGCCCAAGCCGGCGAGGGCCGCAAGTCTCTCACCTACGCTCTGCGCTTCCGCGCCACCGACCGCACCCTCACCGAGGACGAGGCCAGCGCCGCCCGCGACGCTGCGGTCGCGGCCGCGGCGGATGCCGTCGGCGCGGTCCTGCGCGCCTGA